Proteins encoded together in one Impatiens glandulifera chromosome 1, dImpGla2.1, whole genome shotgun sequence window:
- the LOC124915623 gene encoding cytochrome P450 78A5-like produces the protein MVNQVKSSMAVGGRVGIKSILHFGSLNNVMMTVFGKSYEFDQNRAESAQLESLVSEGYELLGIFNWSDHFPLLGWMDLQGVRKRCKALVDRVNVFVGKIIDDHKMKRMNDDGAAALTTDIESSGDFVDVLLDLENENKLSDSDMIAVLWEMIFRGTDTVAILLEWILARMVLHPDIQSKAQAEIDALNRPISDQDIQNLPYLQAIVKETLRMHPPGPLLSWARLAIHDTKLAGGHFIPAGTTAMVNMWAITHDEKVWADAGVFRPERFVEEEVSIMGSDLRLAPFGAGRRVCPGKALGLATVQLWLGQMLQNFKWMPVEDECVDLSEVLKLSMEMEHPLVCKAVIRA, from the exons ATGGTTAATCAGGTGAAGAGTTCGATGGCTGTAGGTGGTCGTGTTGGAATCAAAAGTATCTTGCATTTTGGATCGTTAAACAATGTGATGATGACTGTGTTTGGGAAATCTTACGAGTTTGATCAAAACAGAGCTGAGTCTGCTCAGCTTGAAAGCCTTGTTAGTGAAGGTTATGAACTGTTGGGTATCTTTAACTGGAGTGATCATTTTCCACTTCTGGGTTGGATGGATCTTCAGGGTGTGAGGAAGAGATGCAAGGCTTTGGTTGATAGGGTGAATGTTTTTGTTGGTAAGATCATTGATGATCATAAGATGAAGCGTATGAATGATGACGGTGCTGCTGCTTTAACCACCGACATCGAAAGCTCCGGTGATTTCGTTGATGTTTTGCTTGATTTGGAGAATGAGAACAAGCTTAGTGACTCTGACATGATTGCTGTTCTTTGG gAAATGATTTTCAGAGGAACAGACACAGTTGCCATTCTCCTTGAATGGATTCTCGCAAGAATGGTCCTTCATCCCGACATACAATCCAAAGCTCAGGCCGAAATCGACGCCCTAAACCGACCGATATCCGACCAGGACATCCAAAACCTACCATACCTCCAGGCTATTGTGAAGGAGACACTCAGAATGCATCCTCCGGGTCCTCTGCTCTCATGGGCAAGGCTGGCAATTCACGACACCAAACTCGCCGGCGGTCACTTTATCCCTGCCGGAACTACTGCCATGGTGAACATGTGGGCTATAACCCACGATGAGAAGGTGTGGGCTGACGCCGGTGTGTTCAGGCCGGAGAGGTTTGTTGAGGAGGAAGTTAGCATCATGGGTTCTGATCTAAGGTTGGCTCCGTTCGGCGCCGGAAGGAGGGTTTGTCCTGGGAAAGCTTTGGGCTTGGCAACTGTTCAACTCTGGCTTGGACAGATGCTTCAGAACTTCAAATGGATGCCTGTGGAGGATGAATGTGTTGATTTGTCTGAGGTTCTTAAGCTTTCAATGGAGATGGAACACCCTCTGGTTTGCAAGGCCGTCATTAGGGCTTAG